CCTGATGACCTCGCCAGCGAACGAGCAGGACCGGGCGCAGGTCGAAGAGCTGTGCCGAGAAGCCCAAGAACTCACGGGGGGGATGCTGGAAGTGGCTTTTGTGGATCAGGGCTACACTGGGACAGCACCCCTCAACGCTGCCAGGAAGAGCAATATCGAGCTGATCGTCGTGAAGCGTCAAGACGCTTCACGCGGCTTCGTCCTGCTCCCCAAACGCTGGGTGGTCGAGCGCTCCCTCGCTTGGTTGTCGCGCTTCCGTCGCCTGGGACGAGATTTAGAACGCTTGTCCTCTACTCTGATCGGCTTTCACTTTGTTGCCGCTTGCGTTCTGATGCTGGCGAAAATCAAGCCATTTTTTGGATAGGGCTTTGCCCAGCCTCTAGGAAGGCGGGGGGCAGAGGGCCGCGCGCACGCCCCCTGCCCTCCGCCCGTGGCCTGCCGTCTACTGGGTGCTGCGCGGGTCGAGCACGTCCCGTAAG
This Deinococcus aestuarii DNA region includes the following protein-coding sequences:
- a CDS encoding transposase, encoding LMTSPANEQDRAQVEELCREAQELTGGMLEVAFVDQGYTGTAPLNAARKSNIELIVVKRQDASRGFVLLPKRWVVERSLAWLSRFRRLGRDLERLSSTLIGFHFVAACVLMLAKIKPFFG